Proteins from one Corvus cornix cornix isolate S_Up_H32 chromosome 19, ASM73873v5, whole genome shotgun sequence genomic window:
- the KCTD7 gene encoding BTB/POZ domain-containing protein KCTD7, with the protein MVVVTGQNKVSANPDDAMSSSDAEDDFQEPATPTATQAGQALPLLPQQFPEVVPLNVGGMFFTTRLSTLRRYEDTMLAAMFSGRHYIPTDAEGRYFIDRDGTYFGDILNFLRSGDLPPRERVRSVYKEAQYYSIGPLLDNLEDIQPLKGEKVRQAFLGLMPYYKDHLERIIEIAKLRAMQRKARFAKLKVCVFKEEMPITPYECPHFNSLRFERSESETKLFEHHCEVDVSFGPWEAVADVYDLLHCIVTDLAARGITVDHQCIGVCDKHLINHYYCKRPIYEFKITWW; encoded by the exons ATGGTGGTAGTCACGGGGCAGAACAAAGTGAGTGCGAACCCGGATGATGCCATGTCGAGCTCGGATGCAGAGGATGATTTCCAAGAGCCGGCCACTCCCACCGCCACCCAGGCAGGACAAGCGCTAcctctgctgcctcagcag TTCCCAGAAGTTGTCCCACTGAACGTGGGAGGGATGTTTTTCACCACCAGACTGTCCACGCTGCGGAGGTACGAGGACACCATGCTGGCAGCAATGTTCAGTGGCAGGCACTACATCCCCACAGATGCTGAGGGCAGGTACTTCATCGACAGGGATGGCACCTACTTTGG AGACATACTAAACTTCCTACGATCTGGTGACCTGCCCCCACGAGAACGAGTGAGGTCAGTGTACAAGGAAGCTCAGTATTATTCCATAGGACCATTGCTAGACAATCTAGAGGATATCCAGCCtcttaaaggagaaaaagttaGACAAGCTTTCCTGGGCCTAATGCCATATTacaaag accATCTGGAGCGAATCATCGAGATAGCCAAGCTGCGAGCCATGCAGAGGAAAGCCAGGTTTGCCAAGCTGAAGGTGTGTGTGTTCAAAGAGGAGATGCCCATCACTCCCTACGAGTGCCCCCACTTCAACTCGCTGCGCTTCGAGCGGAGCGAGAGCGAGACGAAGCTCTTCGAGCACCACTGCGAGGTGGACGTGTCCTTCGGGCCCTGGGAGGCCGTGGCCGATGTCTACGACCTCCTGCACTGCATTGTCACCGACCTGGCTGCGCGCGGCATCACCGTGGACCACCAGTGCATCGGCGTGTGCGACAAGCACCTCATCAACCACTACTACTGCAAGCGCCCCATCTACGAGTTCAAGATCACCTGGTGGTGA